The Ananas comosus cultivar F153 linkage group 22, ASM154086v1, whole genome shotgun sequence genome segment CGAAATTTTCGTGAGAGCTGATGTATAATTAGTAAGTTCCTGTCCACCGAATTTTCTAGGGTAGTTTTTAGTACTGAAGCAAATAGTGTGTTTGCAATTTTACTATTCAGATTTAGTTATGCTGCAGAGTTATGATACTACATTGCTGAAAAAAGATAGATCTGTACTAAGATAGATGTTAAAGTACTTTTTGAAGATCATGTTTGGGAAAAATGGAAAATCGGTTTCCTGGGTTGTAGTTTGCCGTTGCGGGAGTGAATTAATCGACATTGCATAAGGAGGAGGAATTTCTTTATGTTTCAGATATTTCCTGATGCTGGAATTGTCGATTAATGTCCTTCGAACAAATTACATGCTTTTCGGTCCCCTTTAATTAGCATTTCTTTGTAATCCTCTGCTGAAAGAAAGTTTCCTATTGATAGCATGGgcctataaattttatttttctctactTCTATAAATTTATGTTTCTTAATAATGTGATAAGCCTAGAAGAGTACACATTCTTTGTTGTTTGTGATAATCTTACCATTATTTATTCTGTTTTTAAGCATGTGTGCATGTACATAGCATGTATGCTGATTTGTGCCGAAATAAGCAAATAGTGGCTGACCTGTTGTTGCATGTATAGATTTCAAACTATAAGGTTAAGGATGGGACCAGAGCAACCAAATGCGGTACTACTTGATCTTGCTGCAAGATGCGAGGAGATGGTTTATGCTTCTGCGACTGACCTGGTACTTTCcttcttttgattttgttttttccttttttctgctggttgttgaaatttaattatacttCAGTTCAATTTTATGTCCATTGATCTTTTGACGACGAGGAATACGGCTCTGCTTGCGTGTTGGCTTTTGTCTGTTTAATAATTGAACTTTGTTTTCTAATTCCTCCATAATATTGTAAGGATGCAGGTAATTCTTTCGGGTCTGGTGGTTAAACTCTACATATATGAAGTTcgtccctttttttctttttcagatttGAACTATTTCTAGCTAAATAACTGTTACAGGTGATTGATTTTTGGAGTCTGCAACCAATTAACATTTGAAGACCTTAGTATTTCTGCAGAATTTTTATGCTATGTGGAAATACAATTATTGCAGATTCACGTGACCTACGTGGGTAGAGTAAGGCTTATTTTTCCAGGCCTTGTAAAAGCATTTGAAGCAAATTAAACAATGTTTTCCTGCTGTACAtggtttatttgtttttaaatcACACAATCATCATATGTTATTTGTAATGTATGTGCATTGAGTAAGCAAACCTGTTTCCAAAGTTTTCCTctaattttcagaaaattattgtttttttatctCCATTTATAACTGTACCCATCGGTTATCTCCTACAAATTTCATTTGTTCTTTTCTCTCTGTGGTAGCTGTAATTTGGGGTTGGGGTTGATCGAGATGCCATATGAGCTAATATTTCTATTTCTCATTGGCTTTTGACTCGGTCGACCAACCTTTGCCTAAGCTGATGCTTTAGACAAGAATcaaattctttatttatttccCTTTCTATATGGTGTTTGTTTACACCATCTATGTGTGTAAAAATATGTGCTATGATTGTTGGAATGTAAGAGAAACACCCAGTGTAGATTGAGTTGGTGGCTACAAAGGAAACAGTATAGGTTTTGGCCTGCATTAATAGCAGTGGGGGCACAAGTTCAAAGTAGGGAACAACCTCTTTGACTGTTGTTTGACTTGTGTTTCTTCTCCTCTCCATATGCTGCATTGATAGGAGATCTTTTACTAGGatgttttttttaaggaaaGTCAAGATATAGTTAAGACGCAAAGAATCTTCCATTTAGAGAATTCTAAATTGAAGTGTAGAAGTTCTGTTGTAGTTTAAGTGCCATTCTTACCTTCTAGAAGATAAAATCTGCTTAGTGGTAAATGTCTAGGAAATTCTATAACTTATTAATGTCAATAAAGATGTTTATGGTGTGTAATTGCTCTGTCTCCTTCTGTGTTTGGATTCACTGGGTTGAAAAGAGTCCCAATTTGCTGAATTTTCTTACCATATATGTGGAGATATTTTATGTCTTTAGTATGTATTGAGGTCTACTAAAACCTATTCATGTTGACACATGATCCAAATTCCAAGATGTTGTTCTTTCTTCTCATTAGTTATAAGAATAATTTGTGCCCTCAACATAAAGACTGTATTAGGTTTTAGATTCAAGAAAAACATGTAACttgtattatatttataaacacATATCTGACGGGAAAATGTACTGATTTCTTTCTACTATAGAAGGGAGTGGCTATTATCTCGTATTGTTTGCGTTTAAGTCTATCAGATTATACAAAAAGCTATGTACACTGAACTAAGATGTAATCACAACCAAATTCTTTACTCGGAAATATGGTTCAACATTGGGTTTGACTTTTAACAACAATTTTTGCACATGgttcaaaatttcatatggcTAGACTTTTCATGGTCattgcaaatttaaaaaatatattcggataattaaaaaatgaaaataaaggaTACCAACGTACTGTGAAGTGTGAACTACATCATGAACATATTCGCTTCAAGCTCAAGTACATGAAGGAAGGGCCTATTTTGCTAGAATTGGCGAGCAGGGAGGTCCAGAGCTCTTGTCATACTTCTGTTCTTGACTTCGCCTTATTAGGGGACAAAGTCACAACATCTCGTTGCTCATGAAGTCACAGTTAGTGCTCACAGTTTGCATGCCTCCAATTGTCCCCATCTCAAATCTCTAGCTATGCCAGTCGCCACCAGACACCCACGCTTGCAAATCAACAGGGTGAGCTTGTTCTGTATTGGAGATCAGGAGAAACAAACATGCCTGAAATTCTTGCATTTAGGTGTGAGCGACGTCGGGAGATGGAAGAGAGCTCttagtttttcaaataataataacaaaaaaaaagagaacaatatATTACATCACAAACATCTTGTATACAAGCTCAAGCATACGAAGGAACATGTTGCATTCAATTATGGGAGACTTATAGAAATTGGAAAAGAGCTCCTCATCTTAGGAGGCGTCGATTTATCTATTAGCAGAAAGCTCGggaagctttttctttttctttttcttttttttgggggtgagGATTAACTATTGTATGATCAACAACATTTTTATCGTCCTCTTACAAGTATAAGAGATTGTTGTTGGTGCGGATCAATGCAATTGTCCATTTTAAGTTTGCTACTACATAGATGcacaaatatgcaaaaaaatatgACATAAGTATAATCAAGTAATAGCTCTTTAATTTAAACTAGGAATATTCTTATGATACTACGAGCTTCAAGTAAACCTTACATGAGGCTATTAAATGACTTTGTGTTGCAACACCGTTACGATAATCGTCAAAATAATCAAGGCGGCTTGTATAGATAGTAATTGAATTACCATAGTTGCAACCATTTATTACTTTAGAAGTACTTCGGTACATATTGTGCCAAACAGTTGATagacaataaatttttaaattttggcgTGTGACTTGGTCACTATGATGCGCTGTGGTCGTCCGTAGTGTGGGAGTTGTTTGGTGTCGTTGGATGTGCGGGAATTAATGACAAAGGTGAAGAAATTGGACCAAAGTATCACTTTTTTTACTTGAGCACTGGGGCGTAGAAGGCTCTCTCTTCTAAGCTTGGTTTCAGTTTGATTTGAGCTGAGAGAGGCTAAGCTCAAGTTTGGCTCGCCGCATAAATTGAGCCAACTCAAGCTTGGATCCTTGGTTGAGCCAAATTATTTAAGTCATATTGTAAGCTTAATATCATGGTGAGGTATTTATGAGAGCAAACAAATAAAGAACTCAAAGTTCAGCTAATTAGTTATGCTACTTTGGTTTTCCTATAAAGAAGGCTTGTCAATATCGACAATTTGCTTCGACAAAAACAACACTATACTTCTAAACCTCTTATATTGTctttctttaattaaaaaatttttacgaATGAATATCCTATTGTTAATTGTTCAGAGTTGCTTGCATACGATGGGGGTCAAGCTGTTGAGTTCTGAAGGGGCAAGCTAGTGTTCTGCTGCATCGGTTCGAGGATTTTGCGAACTgcagagggcttgaatctctTTAAAGAGAGCGAGATTTCCGTGCCTCAGCTTGATTGACTTGATCGATACTTTTTTGTCATTCTTTTGTTGCCTAATCTCTATTCTGTGTACTTGCACCATCATAATAAATGTTATTCTTGAACTATACGTCCATATGGGCCATTCCTTAATAGGATCCAACAAACTTAACCTATTTTCAACCACTTGTATTAGATTCACAATATTGGAATGGAAATGTTCTAGTATAGTTCGTGAATCATACAATATGTAGGGAATTAGTAGCGGTGGTTGTGGGTTCTTGGAGTTTGAAGGAGAGTCCACATAGGTAAGAAAGGCATGAAATGGTGGGTCCTATGCAATTAACAATGTCGATGGATTGATGAACCAATAGAATGAGGCTTAGTGGCTAGCAGATTATCAGACCAGTATACTTATTGCAAATGTGGTTTATATTGATTTTGCGAGCTTATTGTCAGCATGCAGTGAgggcaaggttttaagtgcccgttgGTATGGGCCAtatctaccgtgccgtaccgtgccaacaagataccgacacgatacagaccccgttccgatggcacagcttaaaaccctctattatttaaattagtaagtaatttcctcaatgaagttcaaaaaatgtgataaaaagatataataaatagttagaatattttgttgctaaagaaaataaatatttcatgctattatgtgtcggcacataagaatttttttgaccggcacgcatcggcatggctcggcacgcaccttgagtaccgtgccggcaagtttccggcacgaccctgtaccacggcacttaaatccttgagtGAGGGCATATGAGGTGAGGGCAATGAGCTTGGCAGACTCAGTTGGGTCATCTTCAAGTTGGAGCGCGAGCATACATAGTAAAGGGATTCTAGGACTATGGGGAAAAATTAAGGTTATACCTTATATAGAGAGAATTATAGacattcataatttttctatatcatttaaTCATACTAGTATAGGTGCACATGCAATGTACGACTGgcataaaaaaatgtataataaaaTACTAAACATACTACAAACTAAATTACAGGTacatttagagagagagatgagtgaAAGAGATAACAAGAGAGGATGAGGTagtaaagttgaaaaaaaaaatatttactcaTCAAAGTAAAAAAGATATATGTCAAGAAATCTTATGTTGACGAGTAGATGATGATGCGGGGGAGGGAGAGGATGTTGGTTCTATTAACACATACCTGTTGGAAGCCATAAGAGAGGATCGTATGTAGAGAGGTTCATATGTAGGGAGAATCTAAGTCTTAGTTTGTTTTGGAGATGGCTTGTTGTCCAGCTGGCTTTGCTCTTTAAGTCTTAATATGGCATATGAGCTTGGATATGGATATCGCAGTATTTTGGACAAGCTGATACGGAAATTTTGGAAATGTAAATCTCTTTTCTAAAGTTGGAGGATTTGAAAATTGAAGTGATCGTCAttttcaccctttttttttcttttactcgGCCATTAGGTGATCATTAGTAATCTGGTAATATGCTTTTAACGGCAACTTAATTTGGCTCTATGTTTTTGTTTTGTACTAACTACTTGGGCAGCATAAAAATTCAAGTAAATTGCTTATCTGGTTAGATTTAGAGGTTTAGAGTTGGCCTCTGTAAGTTCCTTTAGGACTTGAACAACTCGTCTAGAAAATGTGATAGAATCATATTATCAAATAGTGTACTTTCCTTAGAGCATCATAGGATCTAAGGTCCTTCGAATGTGACACCATTCACCTGTTGTTATTgctttagtttttcttttatggAAAGCTGCAGAGTAATCTGATAATATGGATCTTTCACTTCATGCTGAGATAAGAATAACTTGTTTTTTGTTGAGCTATTGAGGATGGTAATATATTTAGCATTGCAACATCTGCTTTCCAAATCGAGGATCTATCATCTTATGTACCTTTGTACAGCTTTTTGACTGTTTCATACTCATATTTGGAAAGATTTATCTCATTTGGCTGGATGAGCCATCAAATATATGATTGCTTTTCCAAACTAGGAAGTTATGCAGTGACTATCTGACATGACATGTCGTCGTATATTAAACATCTTCTGTTTCAGTGTCGAAATCCTTCACTTCTACAGGGGTATTTGTCTGTATTTTCTAATGTCAGAATGCATATGCTCCTTTGTTCTTAACAATGCCCTAGAATTATACTGGTTATTATATGTTCCTTTATCTTGTATATCTTCTTCCACTTGAGAGTTTGCCTACTTTTGTGTAAATTTTTGGCTTGAATATTGCAGCTTATTTGCATTCTTAATGGTGGCAGATAAATGTGTGCTTTCAATTTTGTCTCATGAACCGTGCTTTTTATATTTGTGACTTTGGTATGATTGTGATTCCTGGATTTCTCCTTCGACATGGCACTGACctgcttttattttttcggtGGTCTTTTTCAGAATGATTATGTGAGAAAAATTGCCCTTAAGCTGCTGACAGTGGAGGCCCGTATCCCCGGTAAACTCAATTCTCTGGACCAACATATTAGTAGTTTTTTATGCTTCTTTTGCAAATGCGTCAGAATAAAGCTACAATAAGTTATGTTGTGACAGAAACAGAAACTGTGAAACCATAGACCCTTTTGGGAAGGAAATGGAATATCAATTCTCTTGGATGGTTCCTGGCTTGCAGCAAATTCTTTTTATCCCAAAACTGTTCCGTAAATGACCACTTGGCAAATTTATCACACTTTTTATTACCTAATTCCCCTTAATACCATATATTCAGCAGCTGGTCTATCTAGATATGAAACCATTATTATCCTGATAATAATCTCTTTACTGAGTCAGCTAGGAATTCCACTCCACCTCTACCTCCTCGTACTCCGCCTCTTTCTCCTCGCCGTACTGTCCCTCacgatgaggaagaagaagaacaggATTTTGAGGGTGGCAATGCCAATATCGCTTCAACCAGGTACttaatttctttcttctctttcttgtaGATCGATACAAATTTAGTCCCAGGAAGTTTGACCACACTCATAGCTAAATCCTCCTTGTTCTGCATAACAGTTGAGTGCTTATGTGAGTTTGTTGGTGTAGAGAATAACGCAAGGCAACATATCGCCTGAAGCTGTCTTGTGTTTGTTGAGTCTCAAAATTTGCCAATTTTCTATTCTCCGCAGTTGTTACTCACGTAAATTTAACATCATACATGTACTGAGTAATCCTTATTCTGTAACTCTTTTCTGAGTTGTATTCTTGAAGTCCTTGGAATATtaaagagaaggaaaggaagtaAACCAAATTTGTCcataaaagaaaagcttcatGTTGCTAAAATCTCCTCTTCACTTACAATATTCTTCTTCTCGCGCTTAACCgtcctttatatttttattattcttgcAGTGTGAATAATAACAATATCAAGATTTGAAGCCGATGCGCTTCTGATCTTTGCGTGGGAGGGTGGAGGAGTTTAGTCGGTAGAAGGCCAGCTTTGGGTATACAGGGTCTTGCTACCAGTACTAGCCTTAATAAATGGTAATTTGCTTCTTTAAGTCGTACATTTTATGGATCTATGCACCATATATTATCATACTGCTTAACTATATTATGACAATCTTCTATCAGTTGTTCTAGTTCTTATGGTTTTGGCTTGTTTTTCTGCTTCATCTGAGCTAAGTTCATTGCTTGGGTGACACATGAAACTTTGCGAAAGTTAAGGGGGTGTTTGAATTAAGAATTAATGTAATTTCTAGTTTGGCCATAAGTTAGAACTATATAGAGCAGAAATATTTGTTTAGTCATTAATCGTAACTGAGCCACGGAGAAACACTTAAAACCTATATCCCCTCAGGATGGTCCAAAGCCGTCTTTCGTTGAAAGATCCAAAATGTAACCTGTAACAAGTGGTAGATCACCCAATTTTACCATGATTGACGGCGGGATAAAAGTTTCTACTATTACTTAGCTTATTTTATGGCTGAATTTTTAAGTTCTCCTGGTGAAGTAATGAATAGTTCAAATAAaggagctaggctcctatacttttaaaaatacggaGGTTTTcatgcttgtaagttattttcgataatgaaaCACTCGATTTAGCTATCGGTTCCATTAGACATGATTTAtattattagaactatctagaaatcaaatttcataatttttttacttcatttgTTTAGTGGACGAGTAGCCTTCAAATGaacagttaaaaataaaaacttataaaaaataatgataaaagacttaaatttcaaatcagaagtatttatttactattgatattatgcaaaaatttttattaaaattttatataatttggattATTCTATATCattaaacttaaaaacgtgccatatcgaccgttaaaatagtcatttttgagatcttttgatcacttagtaaataatgtcgaaaaattatgcaATTTGGTTTCTAGTAGTTCCAATAATGTAGATTACTATGCCTAACGGAGTTAATCGTCGAATTTGATATCTTATCATCAAAACTAACTTATAAGCACGGAAGCATCCGTACTTTCTAAAGCGAAAAAAGAACTGAATTGTCAGAATTATGTGTGATAAATT includes the following:
- the LOC109727053 gene encoding uncharacterized protein LOC109727053 isoform X2, translated to MPHIHHPNGFQTIRLRMGPEQPNAVLLDLAARCEEMVYASATDLNDYVRKIALKLLTVEARIPARNSTPPLPPRTPPLSPRRTVPHDEEEEEQDFEGGNANIASTSVNNNNIKI
- the LOC109727053 gene encoding mediator of RNA polymerase II transcription subunit 15a-like isoform X1 → MASFPGNWRAGLTLQGRQRIVNEIFQTIRLRMGPEQPNAVLLDLAARCEEMVYASATDLNDYVRKIALKLLTVEARIPARNSTPPLPPRTPPLSPRRTVPHDEEEEEQDFEGGNANIASTSVNNNNIKI